ATAAAATTAATTTGGCATGGAGCTCACCAACACTAGTCGTAGGGTGCAGCCAAATTTCATGTACATAAAATAGGATGTAATGTTGAGAGGGAAGATGATGATTTACAAAACACTACAATCGGATGGTTAAAAAATATTTGCCTTGCAGCTGGCCTCCGTCAGGTAGTGACATGCTGGGTCGCCACCTTTCACTGTTATAATCAGGAAAGAACTTCAAGTCAGGTGCTGGCTCTCCATAAATCCTTCACCTACAACAATGTAAAATTTAAAACATCGTTTCAACGCAATCTCAGCCCACTGACCTCTAAACAATGATCTCTAGTCAGTAGAATTCTGCACAAAGTTTAGAAGTCGGGTTAGCTGGGCAGACCCAGGATGTGCTTCGAGATGATGTTCTTCTGGATCTCGTTGGATCCACCGTAGATCGTGGCCGCCCGCAGGTAGTTGAACTGCGAAGCCACCCAGCGCTCGTGCTCGGGGAGCGCCTCTTCCGGCGAATCGAACCAGCCCAGGGCCCCGTGCCCCATCGCGTCCATCGCGAGCTCGGTCAGCTCCTGCTGGAGCTCCGTGCCCACGACCTTGATGATCGAGCTCTCGGGCCCCGGCGCGTGGCCGAGCTGGGCCGCGGCCAGCGTCCGCAGGTTCGCCATCTCGACCGCGCGGAAGCGCATCTCGAGCTGGGCGATGCGGCGACGGAACTGGGGCTGGTCGAGCAGCGTGCCCGAACCGACCGGGCGGTTCGCGGCGATCTGCTTCACGCGCTTCACCCACTTGCCGCTCTCCGAGACTCCGCCGATCGACGTGCGTTCGTGGCCGAGCAGGGCCTTCGCCATCTTCCAGCCACCGTGCTCGGGGCCGACTCGGTTTTCCTGGGGGACGCGGGCGTCCTTGAACCAGGTCTCGCTGAAGGCTTCCGTGCCGCCGGTGGTGAGGAAGGGCTTGACCGTGATGCCGGGCGTGTTCTTCACGTCGGCGAGCAGGAAGGAGATGCCCTCCTGCTTGCGGCCGCTGTTGTCGGTGCGGCAGAGCACGAAGATCCAGTCCGCGTTCTGGGCGTAGGTCGTCCAGGTCTTCTGGCCGTTGAGGATGTAGTCGTCCCCGTCCTTCTCCGCGCGGAGCTGCAGGCTCGCGAGGTCCGAGCCCGAGTTCGGCTCGGAGTAGCCCTGGCACCAGACCTCTTCGCCCGAGAGGATCTTGGGCAGGAAGCGCTCCTTCTGCTCGTCGGTGCCGAACTGGATGATCAGCGGCCCGACCATCACGAGACCGAAGGGCGAGAGCTCGGGCGTGTTCGCCTGGACGATCTCGTCCTGGAAGATCGTGCGGCGGCCGATGTCCCAGCCCGTGCCGCCCACTTCCTTGGGCCAGTTCGGGGCGATCCAGCCCTTCTTGTAGAGAATCTTGTGCCACTCCATGGTCTCGGCGTGGCTGAAGCTCGCGCCGGCATCGGCCTTGCGCTTCATCTCGGGCGGCATCGCTTCGGCGATCCAGGCGCGCACTTCGTCGCGGAAGGCGAGCTGCTCGGGGGAATACGACAGATCCATGGGGGTCCTCCTGCGCTGGGCGGGCCGGGTGTCGAGCCGGCGCGCGGGGCCCTGGCGCGGTGTTTTAGACAGGAACCCTGACATTTTAAGGAGACCCGCCCCAGATTGCACCGTGACTGAGAGTCAGGCCGCACGGCTCGACGAGTTTCGTCGCCTTTCGGGGGAGAAAGCGGGTCATTGCCCGGATCCGTCGCCCGCGGAGGGATGGGGCCGCGCCCCCCGCGTGGAACGCTCGCAGCGACTCCACGCGAGGCACGCTGCATTTCGGCCCTTCCCCGCATCCTCCTGGCCCTGACCTCGGGCGGCCTCCTCGCGGTGCCTCTCCATCTGCCCCGCGCCTGGTTCCTGGCGAGCGTGGCGTTGGTCCCCTGGATCGTCGCGGCGCGATCGGCGCGTCCGCGCCTGCAGGCCGGCCTCGCGATCGGGGTGGGGCTCGTCTACGGCGCGGGGGTCGCCGGTTGGGCGCCCTCGGCGCTCCGCTCGCAGGGAGCGTCGCCGCTCGGGTCCTGGTCGGCCGCGCTGCTCGCCGTCGCGGCCGTGAAGCTCCCGGTGTTCCTCGGACTCGGCGCCGCGATCGCCCTCGGTCGTTATGCCTCACTCGGGTGTCGGTGCGGCATCGCCGCGCTGACGATCTTCGCAATCGAGACCTGGGTGTCGGTCTCGGGCGTGCCCTGGGCGCTACTCGGCCACACCCAGTGGGGCGCTCTGGGCGTGGCGCAGTTGGCGCTCGTCGGAGGGGTGCCGTTGATCTCGGCGCTGCTCGTCGCGTCGAACCTGGCGACGGCCGAGTGGATCGGCGCGGCCCATCGCACCGAGCGAGCGCGCGCGTTCCCGCCGGCCACCGCACTGGCGGCGGCAGTCTTCGGTCTCGCCGCCTGTGGGGTGTGGGTTGCGGAGGCGATCCGAGCGACGCCCGCGTCGTCGGGTTCGAGCGAATGGCTGGTGGTCCAGCCCAACCTGCCGCGCGGCGATCGTTGGGTCGCCCGCTCTCAGCCGTTGCACCTGGAGCGGGTGCGGGATCAGACGCGACGCGCCTTCGAGGCCGGTTCGAGGCGACCCGATGCGGTGGTGCTGCCCGAGAACCTGTTGACGACTCCCCTCGACGGACACCGCGAACTCGAGAGGGAAGTCACGGACTGGGTGACCGCGTTGGGGACCCCCGTTCTCACCGGGATGGTGATGCGTTCGGAGACAGCCGGCCGGTATCGCAACGCGGCCCTGTGGATCGCACCGCGGGCGGGCATCGTCGGGCGCCTCGACAAGGAGCGCGCGGTGCCCGTGGTGGAGAGCGGGAGCGGGTTCCCGGGCCGAGGGATCGTCTCTACGCTGATTGGCGCCGCCGGACGCGGGCTGCGCGTCGAGGAGGAGACTTCGGCGCTACCGCTTCGTGGCCCGCATCCCGTCGTGGTCGCGCTGTGTTTCGAGGCGCTGCTTCCTTCCCTGGTCGCGGGACGCCGAACCCAGGACAGCGTGGCCATCGTCCACCTGGCCGACGACCGCTGGGTCGGCTCGGAGACGGTCACGGATCACGTGCTCGCGATGGCCCGCTATCGCGCCATCGAACAGCGATTGCCGTTGCTCCGGGTCGCGCACGGGGGCCGCACGGCCCACGTCGATCCCTACGGTCGGATCGCGCGGCAGCTGCCCCTCGATCGCTATGCGTCCCTGCGCGTGAAGCTCCCGACCACGGTGGTGCCTCCGACCCACCGCGAACGCGTCGCGATCCTCGCGTTGCCCGTCGGGTTCGGCTGCGTTGCCGGAGGGTTGGCTCGCTCCTTCGTCGGAAGGAGCCGCCGCCATCGAGGTTGAACCGAAACGCGTCCAGGGCGGTATGATCCTCCCTTCGCCCGCGAAAGGATCTCCCTCATGCACACCCTCACCATCGACGGAAAG
This genomic interval from Myxococcota bacterium contains the following:
- a CDS encoding acyl-CoA dehydrogenase family protein; translated protein: MDLSYSPEQLAFRDEVRAWIAEAMPPEMKRKADAGASFSHAETMEWHKILYKKGWIAPNWPKEVGGTGWDIGRRTIFQDEIVQANTPELSPFGLVMVGPLIIQFGTDEQKERFLPKILSGEEVWCQGYSEPNSGSDLASLQLRAEKDGDDYILNGQKTWTTYAQNADWIFVLCRTDNSGRKQEGISFLLADVKNTPGITVKPFLTTGGTEAFSETWFKDARVPQENRVGPEHGGWKMAKALLGHERTSIGGVSESGKWVKRVKQIAANRPVGSGTLLDQPQFRRRIAQLEMRFRAVEMANLRTLAAAQLGHAPGPESSIIKVVGTELQQELTELAMDAMGHGALGWFDSPEEALPEHERWVASQFNYLRAATIYGGSNEIQKNIISKHILGLPS
- the lnt gene encoding apolipoprotein N-acyltransferase, producing the protein MGPRPPRGTLAATPREARCISALPRILLALTSGGLLAVPLHLPRAWFLASVALVPWIVAARSARPRLQAGLAIGVGLVYGAGVAGWAPSALRSQGASPLGSWSAALLAVAAVKLPVFLGLGAAIALGRYASLGCRCGIAALTIFAIETWVSVSGVPWALLGHTQWGALGVAQLALVGGVPLISALLVASNLATAEWIGAAHRTERARAFPPATALAAAVFGLAACGVWVAEAIRATPASSGSSEWLVVQPNLPRGDRWVARSQPLHLERVRDQTRRAFEAGSRRPDAVVLPENLLTTPLDGHRELEREVTDWVTALGTPVLTGMVMRSETAGRYRNAALWIAPRAGIVGRLDKERAVPVVESGSGFPGRGIVSTLIGAAGRGLRVEEETSALPLRGPHPVVVALCFEALLPSLVAGRRTQDSVAIVHLADDRWVGSETVTDHVLAMARYRAIEQRLPLLRVAHGGRTAHVDPYGRIARQLPLDRYASLRVKLPTTVVPPTHRERVAILALPVGFGCVAGGLARSFVGRSRRHRG